The sequence CCGGCCGGGCTCTGCCGCTCCCCCCACCCCGTTCTTTCCCtcccccgccgctgccgccgccgcagcTCCGCTCCCCCCACTCCACCCGGTCCCTCTTCTCCCCGGCCCCGCTCGTTCCCCCGCCCCGTCCCCCCATCCCCGCGACCTGGCTCGCTGCCGGACCCGGCCCCAGGGTTTCGGGGGTGGGGGGAGGCCGGTGCGGGGGCGCCGTCGGGGTGCCCCCTGACCGGCTCCGCTCCGCCCGCAGCTGGACGCCAAGAAGAGCCCGCTGGCGCTGCTGGCCCAGACCTGCTCGCAGATCGGGAAGCCCGACCCGCCGCCCTCCTCCAAGCTGAACGCCGtggccgccgccgcgcccgccgccgaCAAGGAGccctccgcccgccccgccgcgctgAAGCCGCCGGGCGCCGGGGACGCGCCCGCCGAGGACAAGTCGAGCTTCAAGCCGTACTCGAAGGGCGGCGGGGAGCCCCGCAAGGAGGGCGGCGCGGACAAGGCCGGCTTTCGGGTGCCCAGCGCCGCCTGCCCGCCGTTCCCTCCGCacgccgccgcctcgcccggCGGCTCCCGCGGGGCCTCGCCGCAGCACCCCGAGCCCAAGGGAAGCGAGGAGAAGAAGGAGCCCGAGGGCAGCAAGCCCAGCCCCGAGGGGACGGGCGGAGCGCTGGGGCGCGGGGTGGTGGAGCCCGGGGCGCACGGCGAGCCCCCCTCGGGCCGCAAGTCGGAGCCTcccgcgctgccgcccgccGGCCATGTGGCCCCCGTGTCGCCCTACAAGCCGGGCCACTCCGTCTTCCCCCTGCCGCCCTCCAGCATCGGCTACCACGGCTCCATCGTGGGCGCCTACGCCGGCTACCCGTCGCAGTTCGTGCCCGGGCTGGACCCCACCAAGCCGGGGCTGGTGGGCAGCCAGCTGCCAGGGGCGCTGGGGCTGCCGGGCAAACCGCCCAGCTCCAGCCCGCTCACCGGGGCCTCGCCGCCCTCCTTCATGCAGGGATTATGCCGGGACCCGTATTGCCTGAGCTACCACAGCGCCTCGCACCTGGGCTCCAGCAACTGCTCCAGCTGCGTGCACGACCCCGGCAGCCTCAAGAGCGGATACCCCCTGGTGTACCCCGCGCACCCCCTGCACTCGGTGCACACCACGCTCTCCTCCAGCggcacccccagcctgcccgGCCACCCCCTCTACACCTACGGCTTCATGCTGCAGAACGACCCCCTGCCCCACATATGCAACTGGGTGTCTGCCAGCGGACCCTGCGACAAGAGGTTTGCCACCTCGGAGGAGCTGCTCACGCACCTACGGACCCACACGGCCCTGCCGGGGGCCGAGAAACTCTTGGCGGGTTACCCTACCTCCGGGCTGGGCTCCGCGGCCTCCTGCCACCTGCAcctcccgcccgccgcccccggcagCCCCAGCACGTTACCGGCCTCGCTCTCCTTGAGGAGCCCACACACTTTGGGACTAAACAGGTACCACCCCTACGGCAAGAGCCACTTGCCCGCGGCCGGCGCCCTGCCCGTGCCCTCCTTGCCGGCCGCCGGACCTTACTACTCCCCGTACGCGCTCTACGGCCAAAGACTCACGTCAGCCTCGGCTCTGGGATATCAGTAACCACCcggctcagccccagcccccgCGCCCTCCTTGGACTCTGTATTTATTACTGTATGTTAGCTTAAAGCTGGGAATATAAGTGCATTATACACCAATGGTATGCAAAAGTCTGtgtccaaaagaaaaaaaaaaaacaaaaaacaccccgaaaaacaaaaaaaaaatcccctcttTACTTTGCAGGTGTAGGGCTTTGATTTTTCCCCCTTCTgtttctttggattttttttttccttccccttcttaATTTTCCCCCTGAGAAATTCTTGCATGACTCCTGCCAcacatggaaaagcaaaaaaaaaaaaaaaaaaaaaaaatcattttcctcctcctccccctctgcGTTTATCGCTCTGGGATTCTGTTCTCTGCGTTTGTAACTCgcagatgtaatttttttctaattttttccttatttttaatctttggggttttcaaatttttttttcctttaaaaatttttggttttttgatttttttctaattttttttttctttttgcgCTGTGTCCGGTGCCGGAGGGGGCGGCAGATGCCGGCCGGGTGATGGTCACCCCAGGCCGTGCTCCCCCCGCAGCCGTGCCccgccgggggctgcgggacccCGCGTGTCCCCGCCATCCCGGGGAGGGGGCCGGAGGAGCGGCGGGCGCAGCGGCTGGACCGGCGGCCCCGGGCGGGCGGACGAGCCCCGGTAAGTCTGATTTTGTTAATAAACGGCTCTTGGTTGTACCCACGCTCTGGTCTCGTCTCGTCCCTGCCCGGGGGTCCGGCGGGGGCCGCGGGGTCCCAGCACCATCTagcggtggcggcggcgggagcggcacCGGAGCTCTGTGGGACCGGCGGTAGCGGAGCCCCGGGGAGCTGCGGTACCGGAGCCCCGCGGGACCGGAGCTCTGTGGGACCGGCGGCACCGGAGCCCTGGGGAGCGGTGGTACCGGAGCCCCGCGGGACCGGCAGTACCGGAGCCCTGGGGAGCGGCGGTACCGGAGCCCCGCGGGACCGGCATCCCCACAGACCCCGGGTGCGCTCCTGGGCAGCCCCGCAGGCTCCGCGCCCCCGTCCCCCTCCCCGCGTGTccgtgtccccggtgtccccacgCGTGGCGGCGGAGGGAAGCCTCGAGAAGGCGTTTGAGCAGGATCAGAGGGGTGCCCCAGGTCGCTGCGGGGAGCCAGGAATGCAGTTTTAGGGGTGGAATTGTGGTAGAAGCAGGTCCCGGATCTCGCTGTGAGGGGTCCAGACTGCTCCCGTTCGATCTTGTGCCGGGAGGAGGGTGATGAACGGCTCTGACTCGgtctggctccatccctgccgtgctgggggctctgcccgcTCCATGCCCCGAGGAAAGCGCTTTTACTCCAGCACTGGGACCCCCGGCCAAGCCCCTGCTCCCCCTGAAGCCCTGCATGCCCCATTGCTCCACACCGCTTATTTTTGTCTGCCTTGCTCCTGTTGCATTTCAGTGAGTCACGCAATTAATCCCTGGTAATTGCCTTCTCGATATTGCTTTATGCCCTGTGTTTAAATTCCTTTGTGTCCTTTGAGCTGAAAAATAAGGCGCTGAGAACAGGGACTACTTTTGCCGAAGggatttttatttccctgctgcttGTGCCTCGAGCGTGGCTGCAGGCGTGTGGCCGCTGGGAGGACCCAGCTGGTTTCCTATGGCAGTGGGAGAGGTTGGTGGTCCAGGGGCAGGCTTGGCTCATTTCTGAGCTCCCCAAGGCTGGGGGAGGCTGTTTTGGGGCTCTGTGGCTGCCCTGTGTGGATGTGGCTGGGGTCTGCTGGTGGCCATGGTGATGTTGCTCCTTGCAGGTGGGATGTTTGCTGTATGAGGGCCTGGgctttgcagggctggggctggatcAGGGGGCTTTGCTGGCCGTGGAGCAGGGTGCTGTGGgtggagggcagagcagctccagtggtGTGGCAGGTATCCAGAGCCCCTGTCCCTCGGGAGCATCACTTCTCCATGGATGTGGCTCCCGTTCCCACCAGTGATGCCGCTCGGTGTCGGCCTCGCTCGGGCACTGCCAATCCCCATCATAAATCCTGGCTGTGGCTTCGTGATGGGGCCTCTCACAGGTTCCTGCACTGGAATTTTGTCCCACCGTGCCCgtccctggccatggctggGCACCTCGTGCCACAGGGTGGGAGGGCAATGCTGCAGAACCTCGAGGCACAGTAGCCTTgtgccaaaaccagcacacccaGCGCAGCCACTCCAggtgtcagagctgctggggctgtgccacatcccagccatggagcagccagggcacagggtgaggggctgcacagccccatcctgccaCAGCcttctgccagagctgcagggcccATCCTCCTTACAGCAAAGCTCCAAACCCTCCCCACACCAGCACGGTCCCCGCTCCAAAACAAGCCCATGCTCATCCCTtcacccacagcagggctggatgctgCTTGGATGGgtcctgctgtgcaggaggtTCCCTGAGGaatattttccccttccctaAGGACTGCAGCAGCGGGGCCAGACCGTGTAAACACTGCGAGTGTCATCTGATAGCGGCGGCActtgggctggagctgctggggaacagTTGCGTTGccaatatattaaataattccCTGTGTAATGTATGCCCAGGTTATTGCGGAATTCATTTTATAATAAGAGCACTGGGATGCACTTTATTAATCATTCTGTCTAACAACCTGCACTCCACAGTTTCGGTTTGATTTGATTCAATCCTGtctttctgcaaaatatatGGCTGAGTGGGTCGGATAATGTATGGCTTAATTTAGAGTTGTATGGGTTTGAATTACCATTTTCATAATGTGCTGTGCATTAATGTGTTGCATCATTTATACAGAAAAATGTGCAAGGTTTCAAACCTCTCCAGGAGGCAAAAGTCACCTAAAGGGAACAcggagaaacagaaaaagaccTTTTCAAATCCGGCTGGGGCTGGGACGACCCCGGTGGGTGTCGGACGTGGGGCCGGCAGtgttggggctgtgctggtggctccTTTCCCcgtggcacagcagcacctcgTCCAGCTCGCCCGGAGCTGCCGGGACCTGCAGCGCTTGACTCGCCGGTGACCCCGGTGCCGGCGCTCGCCGAAGTCGCGCCCACCGTCACTCACCCCGCGCCGCGAGGAAAAAGCTCTGATTATCCAAATACAGCCATTAAAGGGGAAATGTGTTTTTAGGACTGTCAGAGTGATTAATGAGGGTTAGCAATCCTTGCAAATGCACTTGTTTAGTCTAACTGGCAGCCTCTCCTCGGCTATTGATTTACGGCGGCAGTTGCCGGGGCCGCGGTGTGTGGAAGGAGCGGGGCTGCGCCGGGGCACGGCGCGGGGCCCGGCCGagcggcacggcacggcacgcTCTGCTCTGCCGGAGGCAGCCCAACAAAGGCAACATTATCCCCTGCGCCGGGGAAGGAATGACTTGGACGCACACGCCGGGCGCTCCGCGTGCCTTATAAATATCCCCGTCTGTAAAGCCCGAAGCCCGGCTGACCACAGCCACGCCGTCCACCCAATAAATACCTGAATGAAAGAGCCAGGCcctattttttcttgttgttttccttcctctcctgcacAAAAATCCCCGATGTCTTCTAGGTGATGCAGAGGTGGCTGCCCGCAGACGTACAAGGCGTTTCAGAGTCCGGAGTGGAGCACAGCGTGCTGGAGGGCTGGAGCCTGCCCGGGGTCAGGTCGGGATGCAGAGGCATGGGCCAGAGCAGAGCCGTGGTGGGTGGATGAGAAGTTCCTCAGCTGCATAAAGCAGCGTTTCTTTCCACGTGAGCGCTGCTGGAAGCCACAGAGAACACGGGCTCTGTTTGTTCTCAAAGCCAGAGTGCCGTGGACACCTTCTGTCCCCTCACCAGCATCCCCGTGCCCAGCCTGGGGTCAGGGGTTTGCTTTGGGGCACACTTGGAGCTGAGAGCAGACCtggagggacagagctgtgcttggagGTGGCAGCTGAggtcctgtgccagggctgtgagctggagCCCTGCGGGAGGAGCAGCCGGTGGTGACATAGAGCAGTCGGGATGACACCGGGGTGTGCAGCtcccctggggtggcactgtgagcacagccccacactgcCCTGGTGTGGGGTTCACCTCCAGACACTCcaagcagtggcacagcacaagTGACAAGAGGACGAGGTGAGTGGAGAAGAGACAAAGGCACAAAGCCAGAAGAGTGTGGGCAAGCTCCTGAGGCACTACAGCGGCCAGGAATGCCACAAATGGGAATGGACTTTTCTCTGGATAATggctgaagagctgctgctgcctctgccctccCCATGGATTGGTGTGTGGCACAAATTCTCCAGCAGCaaatcctccagcagctccagttccAGCTTCAGCAGTGATATGCCAATGTCTTCCTCGCTGCACTAGGACACCCGGCCTTGGCTGATCACCAGTGACCCCATGGGAAGTGCCCAGTGTGACCATGGCCAtggtttttcctcttctgcagtGTCTGATCAGCATGGCAGACCAGCACAGGGCCCCAGGCAGGTGACAAAACCTGGTCCTGGGCTGAGCCATGGCAGTGATCCCGCTCCTTCCTGCAGGGTCACAGTTCCCTCTGTTTATGGTGGTGAATGACTGTAGGGTGCTGGTCCTTGCACACAAACATTGCAGCTGAACCTCACGGAGAGCGCAGGGGAGGGCGCTCAGCTGGCAGCCCCGTGTGcagagcaggctcctggagctcAGTCACAGAGATTTACACAGCCCGTTGTGTTTTCTGAAGGTGTTCGTGGAAATCTCCGGGAGCAGCTTTGCCATGACTCCATCCCACCTTGCAGCGTGGTGCAGGGAGACAGGACAGGAGGATGTGACCCACGGGGAGGTGCCTTTGCCAAAGGTGACAGTGGAACCCTGACCCTGatgggctgagcagagctggacaggACACCCGACACTGTGCATGGTGCAACATGACCTCTACCAACACCTTGTGGTCCCAAAATTCATGGATCACCCCTCCTGGCCTGGCAAAATATGGAAGGAGATGAAGGATGCAGCATCCTGGGCATCTGGTGGCTTTTGGGGCTTGACAGACGCTTTCTGCAGACTCCTCAGTGAACAGAGAACTGAAATGGCCTTTTtgtgtcccctgcagctgcaaaggggctgtgccagtgcccaccacagcagcccctgcatcTCCAGTGTGCAGCCGTGGcagagggagatgctgctgaaCCAAAGATGGGACCAGTGGGAGCCTGaggtcccagtgccacctctccatgagcagctcctgcaggaggggTGGCTGGGAGGCTCTGAGAGAGAAGGACAGAAGAGAGATGGGGACTGTTCAAGATTCTTCCTGCTGAACCCTCACTGTCTTCTCTGCACATCccagagggaggagaggggagagtGAAGCACCAGAAGGTCTTGCTCTATTTTTCTCTCAGGATGAGAAGGATGGGGCTGCTCATCACCAAGGATGGCGTCAAGGCCAGGAGCCCTGGTACTGTGGGCAGAGCTCCTGTAAAAGGGACTCCTTGTTTCTGCTGTGTTGcctttgtggggttttgttccTGTTGCCTGCACAGTCCTGGTAACGTCcaaggggctggagaaggacAGAGGTGAGAAGAGCCATGTTCTGGGCAAAATGGAAACGGAGCCAAAagcccttcctccctcctgggGTTCCCACAGTCTCCTGCACTCTGGTTGGGTTCTGTGTTGGAAACAGCTGGATTGGATGGGGCTGGCTGGGTGCCCACTCCTCTGCAGAGATGAGCTCTGTCCCCATCGCCAGTTCCCAAACTTTTCCAAGTTGCTGTGTTGGCACAGaaatcctgcagcactggggcagcttGGGGGTTCCAGCACCAGCTCTCACCTGCTTTTGGATGTCCTGGTGTGTGGCAGGCCCTGAGCCCTCCTGGCAAAGGGGAAAGCCCTGGGGGCACTGGGTGTgacctgctgggtttggggactggctctgagcaccagcacagcaccagcacactCCAGGTGAGTTTGGGGCAGAtgagagggcagggctgggatgctctgtgccagcagggcaaggggagagctcagcaccacagccaggggatgggcacagcccccTGGCCTTTGATCACAGCCCAGATTGCCACAAAGCCCAGggcgggatggggacaggggcgTTCTGTCCCTggtgccagggatgctgctggcaccccGGGCTGGCCCTGCTCGTCCCTCCCGCCGCCGGGAGCAGCCCTTTCATCTCCAGGGAGGTACAAATGGAGCTGTCAGATGCCATCAGCCCTGCGATATGACAGGTTGTGGGGCCGGGGCCCCTCGAACAGAGCAGCCTTGTCTGTCAGAGCCGCCTGACACTCCCCATAATGGCCAGATGGATGAGACTCTGAAAGTAGGGCCCGGCGCGTTTTCAACTCTATTTTGGGTGAAAACACTTCTTGAAAGATCTTGAAAGGAGCTGGCAGTTTAGTAGTTCAAATGATTAATGAGCACTGGCTCTGGCGGGTGGATTTCTCGCGCCgtgccagcagctgggccaAGACACGCCGCGCTCCCCAGCCCCCCCGGCCTTCCCGGAAATGACACCAACGCTACGGGCCCTGCATATGGAAAAAGTTAAATATAAATTACTGCTGAAAGAGGCCTCGCTGAGCAGAGTTGGTTAAAGATGTTTATGGATTCAGAAACACGGGCCTGCATATGTATTTAGGGATGACAAATGTGATTCAATAAGTCAGGAATTTCTCCGTGGGCTGAGGCGGGACCCGCGCTGCTCCgggctctgcagctcagtgccaTCAATCCTGCAGACAGCCTCCTTGTTCCTTCCCGGCCTGCTTGGGATTGATTTTCACCCTTTCCCTGGAtcagagcaggagatgctgtgtttgggatgtgacagctctgctccctccatgGCTGTCCCCTGGGGCGGGTATGGGGGGCTTGGGAAAACCCACTGGATGCTctgtggggtcactggggaCTGCGCCATCCACACTGCCACCAGTGCCAGGcacgtccctgtccctgagctctctgtccccccagagctgctctgggagcagccagacCCTTCAGGAGTGGCAGCAGATGATTAACGACTGAcaactccagcactgcctgattGCAAGTTTGGGTTTGAGCTCGGGGAGCCCCCACCCAAACTGGCCCCTGTTCCCACTGCTCTTGGGGTGCACAACAGGGACCACCACAAACTGAGGCAGGAAACCCCTGAACtgactgcagctgctgtggtggggGCCCAGCAGGGATGTTGGATTTGGGGTGACAACCCCCAGCAAACCTGCAGCAATGGGCAGTGCAGGAAACACCCCCTTGGCTCCCCTCATCCCACACCTCTGTGAGGCTCAGAGGGAAATGCCTTTGGGGGGTCAGCGCCCGGCCAGGCCTTGGACCCACATCCACATTCCTTTGTCCTGATTTTATTCGTTAGCAACATTTGGCCTGGATATGGAGACAGCTAATGAGGGACGGAGTTTATTgcagtttgatttttctgttaaaacaatacaataaaataaatgcacttGGAAATCTGGTCTGTGTTTGTACATAGGAGATTTATGGCTCTGAAGGCTTCCAGAGAGACGCAGCCTTTCATTCCCTTCCTTATTGGAACAGATCATGTTGCAGAGTTTAAAGGCCTCTGGAGCTGTGATTTATTTGAAGGGAGAAATAAGGGAAATCCAACTATCTGTTCCCTGGCTCGGATCATCCAGCAACTCCCAGCCAAGGGGATGGATCTGCACCTCctccatggatttttttattttttttccctcctgtcgCTTACATTATCCTGCTCTAAATATATCACCGAACCAGGGATGACTCCTGACC is a genomic window of Oenanthe melanoleuca isolate GR-GAL-2019-014 chromosome 22, OMel1.0, whole genome shotgun sequence containing:
- the ZNF703 gene encoding zinc finger protein 703; translated protein: MSGAPGGPRPRTPPSRGAAAAPSPRPPPADPLRQASRLPIRVLKMLSAHGGHLLHPEYLQPLSSTPVSPIELDAKKSPLALLAQTCSQIGKPDPPPSSKLNAVAAAAPAADKEPSARPAALKPPGAGDAPAEDKSSFKPYSKGGGEPRKEGGADKAGFRVPSAACPPFPPHAAASPGGSRGASPQHPEPKGSEEKKEPEGSKPSPEGTGGALGRGVVEPGAHGEPPSGRKSEPPALPPAGHVAPVSPYKPGHSVFPLPPSSIGYHGSIVGAYAGYPSQFVPGLDPTKPGLVGSQLPGALGLPGKPPSSSPLTGASPPSFMQGLCRDPYCLSYHSASHLGSSNCSSCVHDPGSLKSGYPLVYPAHPLHSVHTTLSSSGTPSLPGHPLYTYGFMLQNDPLPHICNWVSASGPCDKRFATSEELLTHLRTHTALPGAEKLLAGYPTSGLGSAASCHLHLPPAAPGSPSTLPASLSLRSPHTLGLNRYHPYGKSHLPAAGALPVPSLPAAGPYYSPYALYGQRLTSASALGYQ